The DNA window GATGCCGCCCACTGCGGTGACTCGGGCCTCGGGATTGCCGAGAACCAGAAACTGATCGAGGAAATCGCCGCCGGTGGCGGTCTCGGCGTCATGCACGCCTCGGCCAAGACGACCCGCGGTTGCCTCTCGACCGACGACGGCTGGGTGGCGGCGCTTTTCGAACCGGCGGCCAAGTCGGGCAAACTTGCCCAGGTATTCGTCGAGATGTTCCACCACGAGGACGATGCCCTTGGTCCGCTCCGCGATCTCGATCCCGGTCACGGGATCGATACCACCGACGGCCGCGACTACACGCAGGTGGTTGCCGACGGTCTTGAGAACCTCGCCCACATCCTCAACAACTACGTCACGCGCGGCTACATGCCGAAGGCCTGATCGATGGACACGGTTCACGGTGCGGAGTCCTGGCGGCTCGACAATGGCTCGGTGTCCCTTGCCGTCACCCGGGAAGGGGGCATGATCGCGCCGGTCGAGTTCCGTCTCGGCGACCGCACCGTTTCGCCCTACTCGCTCTCGCCATGGAAGCCCGACGAGGTCGATGCCGGGCTGCCGGCGTTGCTCCGTGTTCTGCGAGGTGACTTTTTCTGCCTGCCCTTCGGTCCGCAGGAGGAGGGCTTGCCTCATGGTGAGCCCGCCAACCTCGGCTGGACCGAGGTCACGGCGGATGCCGGATCGCTGACCATCCGCATCGAGGCTTCGGATTCCGGTGCGGCCATCGAGCGCGAGATTTCGCTGCGGAACGGCGAGTCAGCCATTTACTACGATACCCGTATCTCCGGCCTCGACGGCGAGTGGAGCTACGGCAACCACCCGATTCTCGATGCATCGGAAGCGGCCGAGGGCCAGGTTCGGCTGAGCGTCTCCCCATTCCGTTGGGCATCGGTGTATCCCGGCGTTTTCTCCGATCCGGAGCGGGGCGAGCGGCAGATGCTCCGCGGCGGTTCACGCTTTGACGAGTTGTGCGCGGTTTCCCTCGACCACGAGGGTTCCGCCGACCTGACCCGCTACCCGACCCGGCAGCCGAGCGACGATCTGGTGATGATGGTTTCCGAGGAGCCATCACCCGACCGCCCCTTCGCATGGTCCGCCGCGGTCTTCGACGGCTACGTCTGGTTCTCGCTGAAGAATCCCGCCGATTTTCCGGCGACCTTGTTCTGGTTGTCGAATGGCGGCCGCGACGGCGAACCGTGGAACGGCCGCCACAAGGGCCGGGTCGGCATCGAGGAAGTGTGCTCCCATTTCTGCGACGGTGTCGACGTGTCGCGTCAGAACCTGCTCGCCGACTTCGACATTCCGACCGTCCGGGCTTTCCGACCCGAGGAAACGGTTTCGCTCCGCATCGTCCAAGCCGTCGCCGAAGTCCCCGGGGGCTTCGGCAAGGTCGAGGAGATCGTGCCGGCCGGAGACGGCAAGGTCAGGATCTCCGACGACAACGGCCTGAGCGTCGAGACGCAGGTCGACTGGTCCTTCGTTCTCTAACTTCCAGTTTTCCCAGATACCCGAATCAACCCAATCCACCTAGAGACCAATGAAACTCCACAACGCAATGTGGCCCGGCCTTGTCGGCAAGGAGCCCGATACCGATCACCCGCCGATCTCGCTCGAGCACATGCTCGAACTCACCACCGCCGCCGAAGTGGACGGCCGCAAGTACGACGGCGTCGACATCTTCCTTTTCCACCCGCACACCGATCCGGACGCGTCCGAGGACGAGATCCGCAAGATGGGTGACCTGATCGCCTCCAACGGCCTCGAAGTCGGCTCACTCGTCGCGCCGGTCTGGCCTGGCACCGTCGGCGGTCCCGCCTTCGGATCGGACGAGGACCGCAAGAACTTCGTGCTCGCCGTCGAGAAGGCCTGCCGGATCGGCAAGATCCTCAAGGAGCAGGGCGTCCGGAAGCACGGCGTGATCCGCGTTGATACCGCAGGCGGCACCGAGGACTTCGCCAAGGACCCCGCCGGCAACACCGCCAAGGTCGCCGAGACCTTCCGCGAGGCGGGCAAGGTGGCCGAGCAATTCGGCGAGCGCATCGCTGCGGAAGGCGAGATCTGCTGGGGCGGCTTCCACTCGTGGAAGGCGGCCGTGGATACCCTCGAGGCGACCGCCATGCCCGGAGTCGTCGGGTTCCAGGCCGACCTCGCGCACACCTACCTCTACCTCCTCGGCTACAATGCCCCGGAAGCCGCGTTGCTCAAGGAAGGCTACACCGACGAGGAGTTCTGGCCGGCGTATAAGATCATGACCGACGCGTTGCGCCCATGGACAATCGATTTCCACGTCGCGCAGAACGACGGTTCCGTCCACGGCACCGGCAGCCACGACAAAACCGGCCGCCACTGCCCGGCCGACGATCCGAACGGCAAGCTCGATATCGCCAAGTGCTCGACCTACTGGCTCGAAGGCGCCGCCGACCGCGGCATCGAGCACCTCTGCTGGGACGGTTGCATGTTCGACAATTCCGTGCTCGAGGATCCGGCCACGTGGAACGCCATCCTCAAGGCGATGATCGCCGTCGACGAGGCGATCTGAAGCCGTCGCCAAGATGCCACCTAATCTTCGGGATCAACCTGCCATGGCTGCTTCGACTTCAATTCTCGCGGAGAAACTGCACGAGTATCCCCATCACGATGTCATCGATGGAGCATCGGATGCGATGCTCGATGACATCCTCAATCAGAACGACGGGGTGCTGCAGCTCGTTCACCGCTACGCCGGACGAACCTTCTGCACTCCGGGGAAGCGCCTTCGCCTGGATGCGGAATCGTACTATCCGGACTACATGGATGGGACGGGCCTCGATGAAGTTTGGATGTGCTGCACCGTGCCCATCGTGACCGGAGTCATCGATAGCCGCACGGGAAAGGCGCCTTTTCGTGAAGGAGAGGCACATGTCCTCACACCGGACGGGAAGGTCATCTCGCTCCAGGACCTGATCGAGACCAATCCGGAGGCCGTCATGGGAGTGAAGGTCACGGCTTTTGCGAAGTCCCTGTTCGGGAAAGCCACGTGGCCGATCGTGTCGAAGAAGTTCGACAACCTGAACCCCATTCCCCACCACCTCCACTGGGCGAAGTGGGAAGTCTACGACATCAATTCCTTCGATAACCCCGGAGTGAGTCCGTCGCATTATCACACCACGGCAATGGGTCTTTACCCGTTCGTGACGAAGGATGACTTCCTTGCCTGCATGAAGCGGTGGGGGCAGGGCGAGTACAACGGCGTGCGGCACCTGTCGCCGCACACGATGATGAACCTTGATAACGGCTTCGTGATGCCGAACGGCGTGCTGCACTCACCGACCGACCTTTGCACGCACGAATTGCACGTCACGATGGACGAGCATTTCCTGGCCGAGGATCTGACCCTTGATGGCCGGATCGGCGCGGCGGATGCGTTCTACGCCTGCCGGGAAGAGGACTATCCGAAGGACCGGCACGAGGACTGGGAATACCTGGTCGACACCTTCGACTTCGAAGCCAATCAGGACCCGGACTTCGTGCTGAAGAACTCGCGACCGGCAATCACGGCCGAGGAATTCGCCGCCGACGGAGTGGATGCGCAATGGATTGTTTACGGTGAAGTCCTCGGCGACCAGAAGTGCTCCATTCTGCGTCTCACCCTTGCTCCCGGCGCCAAGACGAATTTCTGTCCGGAAAGCCCCACGCTTTTCCACACGAACGGCGGTCGCGGCCGACTTGGGAAGCTTGAGGTGCGATACCACCAGGACATGAAACTTGGCGAAATCTATCCCGAGATCGGATTCATCACCCAGTCGGCACTGGATCGCGGTGGCGTGGAAATTGAGAACACCGGGACTGAACCACTCGTCCTGACCTTCGATTTCCCGCAACACGCGCATTCGAAAACACCCGGCGTTGACGCTCCGAGCTAGGCCGGTTCTCCGGCGCGAGGGCAGCTTTTGGGTTGCCTCAGTGCCGGTGTTTTGGCTGGAGTCGATCCCCGATAGGGCGGCGCCCCAACCCCTACAGAACGCCGGCTTCAGCCGGTATCCATCCATCCCGAAATCCAATGCCGGCTGAAGCCGGCGCTCCCATCCAACAAACGTCATGGCAAGCAAACCAATCCGAATCGGACTCATCGGCTACGGCTTCATGGGCCGGACCCACTCGAACGCCTACTCGCAACTCGCCCACTTCTTCGACACCGACCACTACCCGGTCCGTCAGGCCGTTTGCGGCCGCAGCGAGGACAAGGTCAAGGCCTTCGCCGAGAAATGGGGCTTCGAGTCCTACGAAACCGACTGGCGCGAGCTGGTGAAGCGCGACGACATCGACGCGATCGACATCTGCACGCCGAACAACTCGCACGCCGAGATCGCTCTCGAGTGCATCAAGCACGGCAAGATGATCCTCTGCGAAAAGCCGCTCGCGCTGAACGGCGAGGAGGGGGAATCGATGGTGAAGGCGGTCGAGGACAGCGGCCTGCCGAACCTCGTCTGGTACAACTACCGTTTCCTTCCGGCGGTGAGCCACGCCAAGAACATCGTCGATGCCGGCGAGCTCGGCCGCGTGTTCCACTACCGTGCGAATTTCCTGCAGGACTGGACGATCTCGGAAGACCTGCCGCAGGGCGGCGAGGCGTTGTGGCGTCTCGATGCCGCCGCCGCGGGTTCCGGTGTGACCGGCGACCTGCTCGCCCACTGCATCGACACCGCCCGCTGGATCAACGGCGACATCGTCTCCGTTTCGGCCATGACCGAGACCTTCATCAAGGAGCGCGTTCACACCGCGACCGGTGAGAAGCAGGCGGTCACGATCGATGATGCCTGCGCCTTCCTCGCGCGCTTCGAGAACGGCTCGCTGGCGATCTTCGAGTCGACCCGCTACGCCCGCGGTCACAAGGCACTCTACACCTTCGAGATCAACGGCGAGCACAAGTCGATCTTCTGGGACCTGCACGATCTCAACCGGCTCCAGTACTTCGACCACGGCGTTCCCGGCGACCGCCGCGGCTGGAGCAATATCCACGTCAGCGACGGCGACCAGCCGTACTGCGGCAACTGGTGGGTGCCCGGTCTGTGCCTCGGCTACGAGCACAGCTTTACCCATGCGCTCTACGAGTTCTTCAAGGACCTCGATGATCCGCAGCCGAAGAAGCGCTACCCCGACTTCCGCGACGCGCTCGGCACCCAGTATGTCTGCGACGCCGTGCTCGATTCCGCGAAGTCCGGCCAGTGGGTCGACGTGAAGAAGGCCTGATTCCTCCTCCAACTCATCCAAGTGCCCCGGTTGGCCTCATGCCGACCGGGGCTCTTTTTTGGCCTCTCTCAGCAGCCCTTGGGAGTGCCCTGACGATCTGTGTCACAGGCGACCACCTATTGTGACTTGGAAAACCACGGATCACACGGAAGGCACGGATGAACCAAGATCCCCATTTCCGTGTGATCCGTGTATTCCGTGGTTCATCAACCGCCTTCCGGAGAGATCAGCTCAGTCTGCAGAACCCGGTTTATGGATTCGCTTCGGCGGGCGGGCGGACGGGATCGACCACCGAGTGGATGCGCGGGCTTTGCTGGCCGGAGGTGTTGTAGATGAAGATCAGCACGCGGCTGCGTTCACGGAGCTTCCAGTTGGAAGAGAAGAAGGTCCGCGCCTTGCCGTTTCTCAGGTAGGAAAGGGAGGCGAAGCACAGGTTTTTTCCGCGGTCCGCCTCCGGTTTCACGGTGGTGTGGCTGCCGGGCGTGAGCTTGAAATTCTTGCCGCCGATGGTGCCGGCGATCGGGCCGGTCGTCAGATTGGTAAGGTGATACTGTTTGCCGCGAAGGGTCTTCGGATCGAGCGCCCGGATCCTGAAGCCGTCCTCGTTTTTCGGACCCTCGCGGATGAACACGAGAAGTTGCCGCTTCAGGTCGGCCGGTTGGAATTCCGCGTAAGTGGTGAAGGTGAAGTTGCCTTCCCCGTCGGTGCCGCTCTTGCCGAACTTCCAGACGGGGAGTCGGGGGACCTTTGTCGGAAGCGTGAACTCGTGCGCCTGCAGTTTGATCTCCTCGACCTTCTCCGGACCCACGAGCAATTCGATCGTCGGGACATCGGCGGTCTTCGGGAAGCAGAGGACCTTGACGTCGACTTGATCGGCACCGGCGGCGCTCGATGACGAGAGGGTCAGGAAGGTCAGGACGGGGATCGAGAGCAGGCTCGCAATACGGGGTCGCATAGGGGGCAGCGGAATCAGATTTCCTCACCGCTGAGCCAGCGGAACGAGACGAGGCGGAGCGGGCGTCCGAACTGGCGGTTGGTGTCGGAACGCAGGCTGTCGAATCCGGTGTGCGGTTCGTCGCGTTCGCTCTCGTCGAGATACTCCGGCACCCGCTGCACGACGGCCTCGCACCAGGCCCTCGCCAGGATCTTGCCGCTCGAATCCACCGAGTCGCCGTAGGTTCGGATCACGAAGGAATCGCCGCGCGGCGTCAGTTGCCCGCCGAGGTTGCGGAGGATGTCGGCCTGGTCGACGTAGGCCATGCTGCCGTAGGCGACCGGTCCTTCGAGAGCCTCCCTGAAACGCACCTGGCGCAGATCGCTCGCATCCGAGGCACTGATCGAACGGTCCGGGCTCCGGAAGCCCTCGTTGATCGAAACGTCATCATCGTCGAGCGCCGCCTGCAGCGCTCCCTTCAAACACAACTCCTTGTCGCTTGAATCCAGGCGTCGGTTGACGAACTCCGAGAGCGACAGGAAAGGACCGCGCTTCTTGACCTGCTCGACCATGGCGTTGGCGAGTTCGTCGATCTGCTCGTCGGTCAGGCTGCGCCACGAGTGCCACTGCTCCGGTTCTCCCGGATCGTTCGTGCTGCCGTCCCATGGTTCGCCGGTGGTGATGGCGAAGCCGCTGACGGGGGTGCCCTCCGACTCGACGGCATCGTGCGAAGACGGCCAGTTCCGGAGCCGGGTGTTGGCACTGCGCGCGACCCCCGGTTGAACGAGCACTTCGGTTTCGCGCATGCTGGCGAACAAGGCCTTCCATGCCTCGACCGACGTCGAATTCACGTTGAAGGGGCCTTCGATCATCATGTGCGATGCCAGCTGTTCCGCGCCGTCGAGATTGGCGATTCCACGGCTGAAGTAGTCATCGAGATCATCCTCCTGCAGATCTCCGCGATAGGGAGTGAAGCGGGGATTGGGCAACCGCTCGTTGTCGAAGAGGAACTTCTCGGCCAGCTCCCTCGCGGTGGTTTTCGAGTCGGAGGGAAGGTCATCCCAGACCCTCGAGTTCACCCGATCGCGACGTTTGCTGATGAGGTTGGAGACGTGCCGCGGATCGCGGGAGGTGATGGAGGAGAAGAAGTATTCGTCCCACAACGCCTTGTTGGCGAGATACGAGTGGTCGGCGAAAGTCACGCGGCGGGCGCCGTCGGTGACGGTGAAGTGCCGGACCCAGCTGGTGAACGCCTTGTCCGACGGGATGTGGGGATGGGCGTAGGAGTTGCCGACGGCCTGCGCGGTGCGGGGGAAGAGCCCGTTGCCGCCGGTGGCGGTGGTGTTGGCGAAGGGGATGTCGTTATAGGGGCCGAGATTGGAGCCCGCCCGGACGCTCGCCGACTTGCCGAGCACCCGGTCGGCCAGGCTGTAGCCGCTGAGAGTCGCGTGGCTGAGCGCGGCGATCGACTGCGGCGCGGTCAGCGGCACCTCCTGCTGGATGCAGAACGACGTTCCGAAGTCGGCGGTGTAGCCACCGCCGTAGAACGATCCGCGTCCGTTCTGCGACACCGCGCCGACCTCGTCCTCGCTATTGACGGGTTCGAGCCAGAGGTTCCAGCCGTGCTGGTAGGCGGCGTCGCCATCCGCGCGGTCGATGAAGCAGGTACTTTGCACCGGCGTCGAATGGAGGAACGGGCGGGCGATGTTCCGGCGTCCCCGGAATTGTCCGGCGTTGCCTTCCGAGATCTCGCAGGCGGCCGAGAGGTTGACGACCATGAAGGCCTGCGGCTCACCTCTGATGATCGAGTTCACCGGCACGTCGAGAACCAGCTTCTCCCTGCCGCCGGGGAACATCCCGCGCATGAGTTCCTTGTTGAACTCGTTGGCGCTATCGACGGTCTGGCCTTCCTTGTGAAGGCGCGAGGTCATCTGGTACTGGCGGCGCATGTGGGCCTTGTCGATGCCTTGGTCGAGGTGGCGGCCGGTCATGGTGTTCGACTGGCGGATGAAGAAGTGCAGCGCGGCGCCGTTCGCCATCTGCCTGCTGCCGGCACTGTCCAGTTCCAGCGAAATCGAATCACCGGCCCGGAATGTGAGGGCGCCGCCATTGGCCCGGCGTCCGGTCGCGCCCGGGTTTTCGATCTGGACGTAGCGTTTGTCGTTGCTTCGTTCGGAGCGAGGCAGTTCGAGGTAGGCGCGGGGATCCCAGCCCGGGTGGGCTTCGAGGTTGCTCTTCCAGACGTTGCTGTTGCGCAATTCGTCGAAAGAGGCGAGCTGGCCGTCACGCAGCGAGAAGATCCGGACCTCGCCGGGCATGAAGATGATCGGCCGCTGTCCGCCGACGTAGAGCGTGAATCCGTTGTCGCGGTCGCCATTCTCCTGGTTTCGGTTGGTGATCCAGACCAGGTCGTTGGCTTTCGGCGAACTCCAGCGTCCCTTTTTCCAAGTCATGCCGAACGGCACGTTGAAGAACCGGAGCTGGGTCGACCGGTCGGTTCCGGCGTTCATGACCAGCGGAACGTTGTAGGGATTCCAGAAGGTGAGCGACGGGCTGATGCCGATGTGCAGCTTGTGGGTGTCGCGGTTCTGCGGTTGCTGGCGTTTCTCGGCAGCGGTGCGCGGCTCGGCGATGTAGCTCAGCATGAACTGGACCTTCACCGGAATCGGCATCCGGTAGAGATTCGTGTATTCCCGAGTGAAATCGAACCGGGTCCCGAGGTCGGGGTTGGAGCTCTTGCTGCCGAAGTCGAGGTTGTTCACCTGCAGGGCCGAAGGAGCCAGCGGGTTGCCGGATGACCGGTTGCTGAACCTGACGACGTCGCGGTAGCATTGGTAGTAAGCGGCGAGGTCCTGGATCGGGACGCGCTCCTGGCCTTCGCGGTCGAACGAGTAGAGCAGGTCGTCCTGACGCGTGCGGTGCATCGGGTCGTTGAGGCTGATCGGGCGCTCGAGCAGGGCGTTGAGGTCCTGCTTCAATCCGCCTTCGCGAACGTCGGTCATGAGTCCGACGGACCACGGAGTGACATCGTGGAAGTGTCGGCGGATCTCAAGTGGATCCGCACCATTCGCTGCCGCGAGTTCGAGCGAGTTCCGGCTGGAGACACGTTCGAGGAGTTCCTCGTCGGTCATCTCTGCGAGCGCATCGATGATTTCATGGCCGGTGGCTCCGCTGCTCTGGGTCCGTGAAACCAGCTCCGACATGGCGGGTTCGGATTCGGTTTCCCAACCGTCCGACATGATCCGAGCCTTGGTCGACTCATCCGCCACCCACCATGCGTAGCGACCCCTCGGCTTGTTGCTGCCATTCTCCGAATCCGAAATCGTCAGCAGCGGCGCGGCGACGAATTCGGATTCTTCGGAGTTGCCGAGCGAACCCTCGCCCACGAGCTGCACGCCTTCCGCATCGAGATCCGGAAACGGGGAATTCGGAAGCTCGAGGGAGCGGATCAGTTCCATCGACTGCGTTTCGGTCGGATCGAGCGAGACCAGCCATTCGCGGAAGTGGTCCTCGCGTCCCTCTTCGTAGCTCGGGTTCATGCCCCGGTTCGTGTTCTGCCGCGGGTTGGAGGATCCTTGGATGGTGCGATGGTCGCTGGACTCGTCACCGCCGTTTTTTATCCGGCCCGCTGCCCACGAGTCCCAAACGCCGGTCCAGTGGGGATGGGTCACGCCGTCGATCTCAGGGGTCGACGGGCTGTCGTCGAGGACGCTGGCCGGCGCGGTGATACGCTGGTCGGGGCCGACCTGTCTCTGCAGTTCGCCAATCGCCAGGATCAGAGCCATCCGGGCATTCGCCCTGGCTTCCGCCAGGTCACTCTCGCGATCGCTCGAGCGCAGCGTGAGTGACGACAGGCCGAGCAGCGCGACGGCCATGAGTGAAATGAGCACCATCAGCGAGATGGTGACGATCAGGGCGAATCCGCGATGCGAGGAGTCTCGTCCGGACCGACCGCTGGCTGGGCTGCCAATGGAGGTTGGGAGGGATTTCATGGGGTTTTAACCGCCAGTGTGCGGAATCCCGCCGAAGATTCCAGACAGATTTGCACATTCCCGCGAGTTGGGGAGAGGCGCTGACGGGGTCCTCTTTTGAAATTTAGGGAATGGCCGCCCCGACCGTGACGCTACAAGGGTGGCGCCCTAGGCGCCCTTAGTTCATGGCGGCGAAGATCCATTGGAAGAGATGCTCGGTCCGCGCGGGGGCTGTTCTCTTTCTGTTCGTTTTCATCGCCTTGGCACTGCTCGTCAGCAGTGGCCTCAACGACAAGATTGGGCATGCGGATGTCGCACTGGTACTCGGCAACAAGGTCAGCCCTGATGGCGAACCCTCGCCCCGGCTGAAGGCACGCCTCGACAAGGCGGTGGAGCTGTACCGCGAAGGCTGGTTTCCCCTCATCCTCGTGAGCGGAGGGACCGGCAAGGAAGGCTATCCGGAAGGGACGGCGATGAAGCGCTATCTCGTCGCCTCGGGGATTCCCGAAGCCGCGGTGGTGGTCGATGACGACGGTGTCGACATCTGGGCCAGCGCCACGCATACCGCCCGACTCATCAAGGAGCGCGAATTGGAAAGCGTGTTCGTCATCTCCCAGTT is part of the Haloferula helveola genome and encodes:
- a CDS encoding sugar phosphate isomerase/epimerase family protein, whose amino-acid sequence is MKLHNAMWPGLVGKEPDTDHPPISLEHMLELTTAAEVDGRKYDGVDIFLFHPHTDPDASEDEIRKMGDLIASNGLEVGSLVAPVWPGTVGGPAFGSDEDRKNFVLAVEKACRIGKILKEQGVRKHGVIRVDTAGGTEDFAKDPAGNTAKVAETFREAGKVAEQFGERIAAEGEICWGGFHSWKAAVDTLEATAMPGVVGFQADLAHTYLYLLGYNAPEAALLKEGYTDEEFWPAYKIMTDALRPWTIDFHVAQNDGSVHGTGSHDKTGRHCPADDPNGKLDIAKCSTYWLEGAADRGIEHLCWDGCMFDNSVLEDPATWNAILKAMIAVDEAI
- a CDS encoding Gfo/Idh/MocA family oxidoreductase; translated protein: MASKPIRIGLIGYGFMGRTHSNAYSQLAHFFDTDHYPVRQAVCGRSEDKVKAFAEKWGFESYETDWRELVKRDDIDAIDICTPNNSHAEIALECIKHGKMILCEKPLALNGEEGESMVKAVEDSGLPNLVWYNYRFLPAVSHAKNIVDAGELGRVFHYRANFLQDWTISEDLPQGGEALWRLDAAAAGSGVTGDLLAHCIDTARWINGDIVSVSAMTETFIKERVHTATGEKQAVTIDDACAFLARFENGSLAIFESTRYARGHKALYTFEINGEHKSIFWDLHDLNRLQYFDHGVPGDRRGWSNIHVSDGDQPYCGNWWVPGLCLGYEHSFTHALYEFFKDLDDPQPKKRYPDFRDALGTQYVCDAVLDSAKSGQWVDVKKA
- a CDS encoding YdcF family protein, with protein sequence MAAKIHWKRCSVRAGAVLFLFVFIALALLVSSGLNDKIGHADVALVLGNKVSPDGEPSPRLKARLDKAVELYREGWFPLILVSGGTGKEGYPEGTAMKRYLVASGIPEAAVVVDDDGVDIWASATHTARLIKERELESVFVISQFYHVPRSRLALSKFGIEPVYTAHASFFEPRDVYSTLRELPAYLKYLFFKTAEEGS